A single region of the Bdellovibrionales bacterium CG10_big_fil_rev_8_21_14_0_10_45_34 genome encodes:
- a CDS encoding plasmid maintenance system killer protein: MHGASIKRIVRRKLQALDSAIEVSDLKAPPDNRLEALKGNLTGYYSIRVNDQWRLIFKWSAKDKGPINVDIVDCH; the protein is encoded by the coding sequence GTGCACGGGGCATCCATAAAAAGGATAGTTCGGCGCAAGCTTCAGGCACTGGATTCCGCTATAGAGGTTTCAGATTTAAAGGCTCCGCCAGATAACAGGCTCGAAGCTTTAAAAGGAAATTTGACTGGCTATTATAGTATTCGCGTAAATGACCAATGGCGATTGATTTTTAAGTGGAGTGCTAAAGACAAGGGTCCGATAAATGTTGATATTGTGGATTGCCATTAA
- the higA gene encoding addiction module antidote protein, HigA family: MLILWIAIKKGNSFVRRIIKNPITPGEMLKEEFLIPLKLTQRHFANHIGVDTKTINRVVKGRTALTPELAVKFAAAFSMNAEFWLNLQHAVDLWKIHKSGKNLPKPLIKAS, encoded by the coding sequence ATGTTGATATTGTGGATTGCCATTAAGAAAGGGAACTCGTTTGTGAGAAGAATAATCAAAAACCCCATTACTCCGGGCGAGATGTTGAAGGAAGAGTTTTTAATTCCTTTGAAGCTGACACAAAGGCATTTCGCCAACCATATTGGGGTGGATACCAAAACTATTAATCGGGTTGTGAAAGGCCGAACTGCACTAACCCCGGAGTTAGCGGTAAAGTTTGCAGCGGCATTTTCCATGAACGCTGAATTTTGGCTGAACCTACAACATGCAGTGGATTTGTGGAAAATTCACAAATCCGGAAAAAATCTACCGAAGCCTTTAATCAAGGCCAGTTAA
- a CDS encoding UDP-N-acetylmuramoyl-L-alanyl-D-glutamate--2,6-diaminopimelate ligase, with protein MLVNDLLKNLPVKIVKGNGDIEVTDIADDSRNVSEGALFIASKGERFDSHKFIKDLSQAACVLLEDWPIELGSFRGAVYQTKNTSLLKPELASRFFSTKEARQALTVWAVTGTNGKTSLTHYLESALNNMGRSCGVIGTVGHRLKAHSWPTELTTPGVIDFHRRIFQMKKLGATDLAFEASSHALVQKRIEGVFVNTAVFTNLTLDHLDYHKTMQTYFEAKERLISQYLVQGGVVILNSDDEWVRKVKCDNSQKVYWVGSTNNERLTGQKIQIEDMRCRIGETTFSLESPWGSHQIKTTLTGAFNAWNAAAVFAGLCANGFSAKEVASVLGSLSSVKGRMETVELPNGAHAIIDFAHSPDALEKVLNSLSQLKRSSSKLVALFGCGGDRDRSKRPIMAKIAERFADEVWITSDNPRTEDPDAIIKEIASGLPKTDKPIFNEVDRAKAISKALHRLSEGDTLLIAGKGHEEYQIIGSQRLNFSDRKEVDKFLAQTSS; from the coding sequence GTGTTGGTGAACGATCTGTTAAAAAATCTTCCAGTAAAGATTGTTAAAGGAAATGGTGATATCGAAGTGACCGACATTGCCGATGACTCACGTAACGTTTCTGAGGGAGCCCTTTTTATCGCCTCAAAAGGAGAGCGTTTTGATTCTCATAAATTTATTAAAGACCTTTCTCAGGCGGCCTGTGTTCTTTTAGAAGATTGGCCCATAGAACTGGGGAGTTTTCGCGGAGCCGTTTATCAGACTAAAAATACGTCCCTTTTAAAGCCAGAATTGGCTTCACGATTTTTTTCAACAAAAGAAGCAAGACAAGCGCTCACCGTCTGGGCTGTAACAGGAACTAACGGCAAGACATCTCTCACTCATTACTTGGAGTCTGCCTTAAACAACATGGGAAGATCTTGTGGCGTCATTGGTACGGTTGGGCACCGGTTAAAGGCTCACAGTTGGCCAACAGAGCTCACCACTCCTGGGGTTATTGATTTTCACCGCAGAATTTTTCAAATGAAAAAGCTGGGAGCAACGGATTTGGCCTTTGAAGCCTCGAGCCACGCTCTTGTTCAGAAGAGAATTGAAGGAGTCTTCGTGAACACAGCGGTCTTTACAAATTTGACCCTGGATCATTTAGACTATCACAAAACCATGCAAACCTACTTTGAAGCGAAGGAGCGCCTGATTTCTCAATATTTGGTTCAAGGCGGAGTCGTTATACTTAACTCTGATGACGAATGGGTGAGAAAAGTAAAATGTGACAATTCTCAGAAGGTCTATTGGGTTGGAAGTACCAACAATGAGCGTCTTACGGGTCAAAAGATACAAATTGAAGACATGCGGTGCCGAATTGGTGAAACCACATTTTCTCTAGAGTCTCCCTGGGGAAGTCATCAAATTAAAACTACGCTGACCGGGGCGTTTAATGCTTGGAACGCGGCGGCTGTGTTTGCCGGTCTTTGCGCAAATGGATTTTCGGCAAAAGAAGTGGCATCCGTTTTAGGAAGTCTTAGCAGCGTAAAGGGCCGAATGGAAACGGTTGAACTTCCGAATGGAGCACACGCCATTATTGACTTTGCGCATTCGCCGGATGCGCTTGAGAAGGTGCTGAACTCTTTGTCGCAGCTAAAACGTTCGAGCTCAAAGCTTGTAGCGCTTTTTGGTTGCGGCGGAGATAGAGATAGATCAAAGAGACCGATAATGGCAAAAATTGCTGAAAGATTTGCCGACGAGGTTTGGATCACTTCAGATAATCCTCGCACAGAAGATCCTGATGCGATCATTAAAGAGATTGCATCGGGGCTACCAAAAACTGACAAACCTATTTTTAATGAAGTAGATAGAGCAAAGGCTATATCAAAAGCACTTCACCGACTTTCGGAAGGCGACACTCTACTTATCGCGGGCAAGGGCCATGAGGAGTATCAAATCATTGGATCTCAACGCTTGAATTTTTCAGATCGCAAGGAAGTTGATAAGTTTCTAGCTCAAACCTCTAGCTAG
- a CDS encoding cell division protein: protein MKTRQILLFLAFTIAWAGLLLRGFYIKFGSDARLDRQSTKQYETKITLPALRGDIFDRSGKELAVSVPAHSLFADSFLIESQKTFAKKIAPLIKLSEKEIRKATANKKKRFVWLARRLTLQQKKAIEALNLQGVGFIEESKRVYPNGPLAAHVLGFVGSESQGLEGVEKQFNSVLKGDPRDLTVQRDARGRPLFVEASDFTKRHDGRSLNLTLDRDLQYYLERQLELAVMRHQAKGAFGIILDPENSGVMAMANYPSFDLNSAKSVSAELRKNRVVADIFEPGSTFKIFTVAAGLRDKKILPNSVFDCEDGQFQIGKHFIREADQKHKFKMLTVNEIIQKSSNIGTTKMAFRIGDERLFSALLDFGFGKASSTEFLGEVGGILSRPPWRKIRLSNISFGQGVAVNALQITNGYAAIANGGMLSEPFLVANEEDAGEPRIRSRRVLSKSQALALTYMLLGVTSAEGTGKSAQVKGYPVAGKTGTAQKPDLINGGYEKGAYISSFIGFLPAQNPKAVIFVAIDTPKGVYYASETAAPLFSKVAGYTMRKLGVPRVEVESEAISQFLSEAFQIKPSPSGEVAHLKAGTAGSAEQLVGSASKESKRTSDGAEVVPDLKGLSLREVAERVRSLSGSVNFYGSGQVTSQSPPAGESFARNTTLQVFFE, encoded by the coding sequence GTGAAAACAAGACAAATCCTTTTATTTTTGGCATTCACTATAGCCTGGGCAGGCCTTTTGCTAAGAGGCTTCTATATTAAATTTGGCTCCGACGCTCGCTTAGATCGACAAAGCACAAAACAGTACGAGACAAAAATCACGCTTCCGGCACTTCGTGGAGACATTTTTGATCGTAGCGGAAAGGAGTTGGCAGTGTCAGTGCCAGCTCACTCCTTGTTCGCTGATAGCTTCTTGATCGAGTCTCAGAAAACCTTTGCTAAAAAAATTGCACCCCTGATTAAGCTCTCAGAAAAAGAGATTCGAAAAGCCACTGCAAATAAAAAGAAAAGATTTGTTTGGCTGGCTCGAAGACTCACTCTACAACAAAAGAAGGCGATTGAAGCTCTTAACCTTCAAGGAGTGGGATTTATTGAGGAATCAAAGAGAGTTTACCCAAATGGGCCATTGGCTGCACATGTGCTTGGCTTTGTGGGGTCAGAGTCACAAGGTCTTGAAGGGGTTGAGAAGCAGTTTAACTCGGTACTTAAAGGGGATCCTAGAGATCTGACTGTACAGCGGGACGCTCGAGGACGACCGCTCTTTGTAGAGGCAAGCGATTTTACGAAGAGGCATGATGGACGCTCTTTGAACCTCACTTTAGATCGCGACCTTCAGTACTATCTGGAGCGCCAACTGGAACTCGCTGTGATGAGACACCAAGCAAAAGGCGCGTTCGGCATAATATTGGATCCCGAAAATTCTGGAGTCATGGCTATGGCGAACTACCCTTCTTTCGATCTCAACTCAGCAAAAAGTGTGAGTGCAGAATTACGAAAGAATCGGGTCGTAGCCGATATTTTCGAGCCGGGAAGTACTTTCAAAATTTTTACGGTTGCGGCCGGTCTAAGAGATAAAAAAATATTGCCCAATTCAGTGTTTGATTGCGAAGACGGTCAGTTTCAAATAGGAAAGCATTTCATACGAGAAGCCGATCAAAAGCATAAGTTTAAGATGTTGACGGTCAATGAGATTATACAAAAATCATCAAACATCGGCACAACAAAAATGGCCTTTCGAATTGGAGATGAACGTCTCTTTAGTGCGCTCTTAGATTTTGGCTTTGGTAAAGCCAGTTCGACAGAGTTTTTAGGAGAGGTTGGTGGAATTCTTTCTCGCCCTCCTTGGCGTAAGATTCGTTTAAGCAACATCTCCTTTGGACAGGGAGTCGCCGTGAATGCTCTTCAAATAACAAATGGGTATGCGGCCATTGCAAATGGCGGGATGCTTAGTGAACCGTTTCTTGTTGCAAACGAAGAAGACGCCGGCGAACCGAGAATTCGCTCCCGGCGGGTGCTTTCTAAAAGCCAAGCCTTAGCATTAACCTACATGTTGTTGGGAGTGACGTCGGCCGAGGGAACGGGCAAGTCGGCACAGGTAAAAGGCTATCCTGTCGCAGGTAAAACGGGTACCGCGCAAAAGCCAGATCTTATTAACGGCGGGTATGAAAAAGGGGCCTACATCTCTAGCTTTATTGGTTTCTTACCAGCGCAAAATCCTAAGGCGGTCATTTTTGTAGCAATCGATACGCCTAAGGGCGTCTATTATGCTTCGGAAACGGCGGCTCCTCTTTTTTCGAAAGTCGCTGGTTATACTATGAGAAAGCTTGGTGTGCCTCGAGTTGAAGTTGAAAGCGAAGCGATCAGTCAGTTTTTATCGGAGGCTTTTCAGATTAAGCCATCGCCCTCAGGCGAAGTCGCTCATTTGAAGGCCGGAACTGCGGGCTCAGCAGAGCAACTTGTTGGGTCTGCTTCAAAAGAATCAAAAAGGACTTCGGACGGGGCCGAGGTTGTTCCCGATTTAAAAGGCCTTAGCCTTCGCGAGGTTGCAGAAAGAGTTCGCAGCCTGAGTGGATCCGTAAATTTTTACGGAAGCGGCCAGGTTACCAGCCAATCGCCTCCGGCAGGAGAAAGTTTCGCCAGGAATACGACGCTTCAAGTGTTTTTCGAATGA
- a CDS encoding 16S rRNA (cytosine(1402)-N(4))-methyltransferase RsmH has protein sequence MPETSPAFLRKYLKMHIPVLLNEIISEMKNMSTPPTTILDGTFGRGGHTRAFLEAFPDSKVVAVDRDNTAIDFAKEHFSEWIQREKLVLVKATFSDYVQSVPKETFDAILFDLGVSSPQLDEAERGFSFNKPGRLDMRMDTSTNLTAYDIVNTWEQEDLANMFYKNAEARGSRRVAKAIVEARQVCAIETTEMLAKVIARAAGWRQRGHHPATIYFLALRMEVNSELDQVREAIPHAISSLKSEGLLIIITFHSSEDRLVKYKLKEFVPSHGRLINKKVIIASKEETNSNPRSRSAKLRMFQKGVAL, from the coding sequence ATGCCGGAAACATCGCCGGCTTTTTTGCGGAAGTATCTTAAAATGCATATTCCGGTACTCTTGAATGAAATCATCTCTGAGATGAAAAATATGTCTACGCCGCCCACGACAATACTTGATGGAACATTTGGACGAGGAGGGCACACCCGAGCATTCTTGGAGGCCTTTCCAGATTCTAAAGTGGTTGCAGTTGATAGGGATAACACTGCGATTGATTTTGCAAAGGAACACTTCTCAGAGTGGATTCAAAGAGAAAAGCTAGTTCTCGTTAAAGCGACTTTTTCTGATTACGTGCAGAGCGTACCAAAAGAGACATTTGACGCTATTCTGTTTGATCTTGGTGTGAGCTCTCCGCAGCTTGATGAAGCAGAGCGAGGTTTTAGTTTCAATAAGCCTGGTAGGCTTGATATGCGTATGGACACTTCGACTAACTTAACTGCTTACGACATTGTGAACACATGGGAGCAAGAGGACCTTGCAAACATGTTTTACAAAAATGCAGAAGCAAGGGGATCACGCCGAGTTGCAAAGGCCATAGTTGAAGCAAGGCAAGTATGTGCCATTGAAACAACCGAGATGCTTGCAAAGGTTATAGCCCGAGCGGCCGGTTGGCGACAGCGCGGACATCATCCGGCGACAATATATTTTCTTGCCCTTCGAATGGAGGTTAACAGTGAGCTTGATCAGGTAAGAGAAGCTATCCCACACGCGATCTCTTCGTTAAAGAGCGAGGGCTTACTTATCATTATTACATTTCATTCTAGTGAAGATCGTTTGGTTAAATACAAACTCAAAGAGTTTGTACCAAGTCATGGCCGTCTAATAAATAAAAAAGTAATTATCGCATCGAAGGAAGAAACAAATAGCAATCCCCGCAGTCGTAGCGCCAAGCTGCGAATGTTTCAAAAAGGAGTAGCTCTATGA
- a CDS encoding uracil phosphoribosyltransferase — translation MQDSRFDRHCYGENFYLVKDTYLRTLLARLCTPDCVQPEINHLVETIYRGLLSYTINQFFATELTELATRMTASHTDIKLKEEMVIRKQRAVAVNLARAGTYPSHICYQHLNEVLEPNLVRQDHILAARLTNESHQVTGTFVGGTKIGGDIQDAIVLIPDPMGATGNTLVSAIEHYNKNVEGDPKHYVALHLIVTPEYLKKVYHTHPKLKIVSLRLDRGLSSPDILRTLPGTHWDRERGLNNQQYIVPGGGGFGEILNNSYV, via the coding sequence ATGCAAGATTCGAGATTTGATAGGCACTGCTATGGTGAAAACTTTTATTTAGTAAAAGACACCTACCTTCGAACACTTTTAGCAAGACTTTGCACGCCTGACTGCGTGCAGCCAGAGATCAATCATTTGGTAGAGACTATCTATCGAGGACTCCTCAGCTACACTATCAATCAATTCTTTGCGACGGAGCTCACAGAGCTTGCCACCCGAATGACGGCCAGCCATACAGACATCAAACTGAAAGAAGAAATGGTAATCCGCAAACAAAGAGCTGTTGCTGTAAACTTGGCAAGAGCGGGAACCTATCCATCTCACATTTGTTACCAACATCTCAATGAAGTGCTTGAACCAAATCTTGTCAGGCAAGATCACATACTCGCCGCTCGGCTGACGAATGAGTCTCACCAAGTGACGGGTACTTTTGTTGGCGGCACGAAAATTGGCGGAGACATTCAAGACGCAATCGTTTTGATACCTGATCCGATGGGTGCCACTGGCAACACATTGGTGTCGGCGATTGAACACTACAACAAAAACGTTGAGGGTGATCCTAAGCATTATGTTGCACTTCATCTCATTGTAACTCCCGAATATTTGAAGAAGGTTTACCACACGCATCCCAAGCTTAAGATTGTGTCACTCAGGCTCGACAGGGGTCTGTCTTCGCCCGATATTTTAAGAACTCTACCTGGCACTCACTGGGATAGGGAGCGTGGCCTTAACAACCAGCAGTACATTGTTCCAGGCGGCGGGGGCTTCGGGGAGATTTTGAACAACTCCTATGTTTAA
- the hpt gene encoding hypoxanthine phosphoribosyltransferase: MNRLKMSTLLSEAQIRNRVTELGAEITKRFKDKDLVAICVLKGSIVFYSDLIRSIETDLHCEFFGVSSYQNGMTSSGEVKLTLDLNTPIEGKHVLLVEDIVDTGLTMNYLIDTLKARKPAGLQTATLLLKPGALKTKVDLDYVGFEISNEFVVGYGLDYQGFHRNLPYIAQVESLN, from the coding sequence ATGAACCGCTTAAAGATGTCTACACTACTTTCTGAGGCACAGATACGCAATCGTGTTACAGAACTCGGCGCAGAAATTACCAAGAGGTTCAAAGACAAAGATCTTGTCGCGATTTGCGTACTCAAGGGATCTATTGTTTTTTATTCCGATCTTATTCGTTCGATTGAAACCGATCTCCACTGCGAGTTTTTTGGTGTTTCAAGTTATCAAAACGGAATGACGTCCTCTGGTGAGGTCAAACTTACACTGGATCTCAACACGCCGATTGAGGGCAAGCACGTCCTGCTTGTAGAAGATATTGTTGATACAGGTCTTACAATGAATTATCTCATCGACACTCTCAAAGCACGTAAGCCTGCAGGTCTTCAGACTGCCACCCTCTTGCTAAAGCCCGGTGCTTTGAAAACCAAGGTAGACCTCGATTACGTTGGTTTTGAGATCTCTAACGAATTTGTCGTCGGTTATGGGTTAGACTATCAAGGTTTTCATAGAAATCTTCCGTACATCGCTCAAGTTGAAAGTTTAAATTAA
- a CDS encoding iron transporter, with amino-acid sequence MWRFVGPGLLMAGAAIGVSHLVQSTRAGASFGWSLTALVLAANLFKYPFFEFGHRFASLTGKTLLEGYKEQGRFYLYTFLGLNIVTSVVSVAGVVIVTAALAENLLPGLFSIPTWSALLITISLVISLVGQYRALDYFIKLMLAVLFISTVCAFAIAFGGNTLPGAEIASQIFTLQNSKTAVWTSASLPFLIALMGWMPAPIELSVWQSIWVLEMKEQKKEDVPLKAALFDFNFGYAITVILALLFMGLGAFVMYSSPAEFSPKPAEFAAQVVKLFTSQIGLWSTPFITMAAMTAMISTVITLVDAYPKSLALGFGLVSREPQSKKKSFVIWSLLVGFFGVALISFYSNRLKEMVDLATILSFMLAPIFAFLNFKIVLRDGLTRNTLPVWIKVLSVLGLVFLTVFAVLYLASVVAGLAR; translated from the coding sequence ATGTGGCGATTTGTAGGGCCCGGTTTACTTATGGCTGGCGCTGCAATCGGTGTTTCGCACCTTGTACAGTCTACGCGTGCTGGCGCAAGTTTTGGATGGAGCCTTACAGCGCTTGTTCTAGCCGCCAATCTGTTCAAGTATCCTTTCTTTGAATTCGGTCACAGATTTGCAAGCTTAACCGGCAAGACTCTCCTTGAAGGCTACAAGGAGCAGGGTCGTTTTTATCTCTATACATTCTTAGGTCTAAACATAGTTACTTCGGTTGTGAGTGTTGCGGGCGTAGTCATTGTGACAGCGGCGCTTGCTGAAAACCTGCTCCCCGGTTTGTTTTCAATACCCACGTGGAGCGCCTTATTAATTACGATAAGTCTCGTCATTTCGCTTGTCGGGCAGTATCGCGCTCTCGACTACTTTATAAAGCTTATGCTAGCCGTACTCTTTATAAGCACTGTATGCGCCTTTGCTATAGCCTTTGGAGGCAACACTTTGCCGGGGGCAGAAATTGCCAGCCAAATATTTACCCTACAGAACTCAAAAACCGCCGTTTGGACGAGCGCTTCTCTTCCGTTTTTAATCGCGCTCATGGGATGGATGCCCGCGCCCATTGAACTTTCGGTTTGGCAATCCATATGGGTACTAGAAATGAAAGAACAAAAGAAAGAAGACGTACCGCTAAAGGCGGCGTTGTTTGATTTTAATTTTGGCTACGCGATAACTGTTATTTTGGCTCTTTTGTTCATGGGGCTTGGCGCATTTGTTATGTATAGTAGCCCCGCAGAGTTTTCTCCCAAACCTGCCGAGTTCGCCGCACAAGTTGTGAAACTATTTACTTCGCAGATAGGTCTGTGGAGCACTCCGTTTATTACAATGGCAGCCATGACGGCAATGATCTCCACAGTTATTACTCTCGTCGATGCTTATCCGAAATCGTTGGCACTCGGATTTGGTTTGGTCTCTCGCGAGCCCCAAAGTAAAAAAAAGAGTTTTGTTATATGGAGTTTACTTGTCGGGTTCTTCGGGGTCGCGTTGATTTCTTTCTATTCAAATCGCCTAAAAGAAATGGTGGATCTTGCTACGATTTTGTCTTTCATGTTGGCGCCGATATTTGCTTTTTTAAATTTTAAAATTGTTTTAAGAGATGGTCTCACCCGTAACACTCTTCCCGTATGGATCAAAGTGCTCTCAGTACTGGGATTGGTCTTTCTAACCGTCTTCGCAGTTTTGTATTTAGCATCTGTTGTCGCTGGGCTTGCTAGATGA
- a CDS encoding carboxypeptidase: MNSFSRTIAAFVTTTLVIASTAYGEIEEVLYWAKIRAKDKFERTEIVNLDVAIEGHTDEYVFVVAPLDVLRPLIDSGRVENYFEDSSVEKPFPDRDSNFHDYMELTAKLSSMAAENKDLVKVFSIGKSVEGREVWTLRISGSSAPAGSLPAIYFLGAHHAREHLSTEIPLMLADHLVKAYNSNDEKVRALLANREVYITPLVNPDGKQYDIESGRYRSWRKNRKENSGGSRGVDLNRNYSFGWGGGGASTSQSSDTYRGTEAFSEPETQAVKRFVEHHENITTLLSFHTFSELILYPWGHIYESIPNERDLAVHKTMAETMAQWNGYTPQQSSDLYIASGDTTDWSYGEHGIVSFTFELDPKSIFNGGFYPGQDVIPNVFRKNLQPCLYLIEYTDNPYRVLSSSLPGLTFLRSAGTSNSSSKLKL, encoded by the coding sequence TTGAACTCATTTAGTCGAACAATCGCAGCATTTGTAACCACCACACTTGTCATCGCATCTACAGCATACGGAGAAATCGAAGAAGTTCTCTATTGGGCCAAGATCCGGGCAAAAGATAAATTTGAACGAACTGAGATTGTAAATCTCGATGTGGCTATCGAAGGCCATACAGATGAGTATGTATTTGTTGTAGCTCCGCTCGATGTACTCAGACCCCTTATTGATAGCGGACGAGTAGAAAATTATTTTGAAGACTCCTCTGTTGAAAAGCCGTTTCCCGATCGAGATTCCAACTTTCACGACTACATGGAGCTCACCGCTAAGTTAAGCAGTATGGCCGCAGAAAACAAGGATCTCGTAAAAGTGTTTTCTATTGGAAAGTCTGTTGAAGGGCGTGAAGTTTGGACGCTGAGAATTTCCGGCTCCTCGGCTCCCGCAGGTTCGCTACCTGCTATCTATTTTCTGGGTGCCCACCATGCTAGAGAGCATCTATCTACCGAAATCCCGCTTATGCTCGCCGACCATCTTGTGAAGGCTTACAACTCTAACGATGAAAAGGTTCGTGCACTTCTTGCAAATCGTGAGGTTTACATTACTCCGCTCGTTAACCCGGATGGTAAACAGTACGACATAGAAAGTGGACGATACAGAAGCTGGAGAAAGAACCGCAAAGAAAACTCCGGGGGCAGTCGAGGCGTCGACCTCAATCGAAACTATTCATTTGGTTGGGGAGGCGGGGGAGCCAGCACATCTCAAAGCTCTGACACGTATAGAGGCACTGAAGCCTTTAGCGAACCAGAAACTCAAGCAGTGAAAAGGTTTGTTGAACACCACGAAAACATCACTACGCTTCTGAGCTTTCACACTTTTTCTGAATTGATTCTTTACCCTTGGGGCCATATTTATGAATCAATTCCCAACGAGCGTGACCTAGCTGTTCATAAAACTATGGCCGAAACAATGGCTCAATGGAATGGCTACACTCCCCAACAGTCGAGTGATCTTTACATAGCTTCTGGCGATACGACCGATTGGTCTTATGGAGAGCACGGTATAGTTTCATTTACTTTCGAACTAGATCCGAAATCTATTTTCAATGGTGGATTTTATCCGGGGCAAGATGTCATACCAAATGTGTTTCGAAAGAATCTGCAGCCTTGCCTTTACCTTATCGAATACACAGACAACCCTTATCGAGTATTGAGTTCATCGCTTCCGGGTCTCACTTTTCTACGTAGCGCCGGAACAAGTAACAGCTCGAGTAAGTTGAAACTGTAA
- a CDS encoding ABC transporter permease: MNRARIFALAAFLLTPALFSSVEIGAKNFTEGLIVAEIIAQHLEAGGVSVERSFGMGGTGVALSALQAAEIDLYPEYDGTLINFLHTNQKNLAEKLAQSGVEFGFSLGFENSYALAISQEVFSATGWTKLSQVDPNRLRVGLSHEFLQRPDGFEKVKEVYKWPTSLRVESMEHTLAYRAFESGKVDLIDIYTTDASLAKIAHVILEDDLGVFGNYRAGVAFRSSLDDEARRLLRQLEGTLDEATMQLLNVKVENSKETVAAVAKYFLTGDLTDEEISKKRKGFFETIPWSLIFERLKEHLQLVLIPVLVAFFTGIPLAIIVFERSTLKSFVVATAGFFQTIPSLALLTFLIPVFGIGKLPAFVALFLYALLPIVSGAILGLSNVPTQLIEVSHALGFNRWQTLMIVRLPLSMASLLSGIRTAVLVTTGTATLAALIGAGGLGAPIISGLTINNMALVLAGAVPAALLAIFFNYSFNLLELLLVPALRRKVRPGSDELNTR; encoded by the coding sequence ATGAACCGCGCACGGATATTTGCCTTAGCTGCATTCCTACTAACTCCCGCGCTGTTTTCCTCAGTTGAAATCGGCGCAAAGAATTTCACCGAAGGTTTGATTGTTGCAGAAATCATCGCTCAGCACCTTGAAGCCGGCGGAGTTAGCGTGGAAAGAAGCTTCGGAATGGGCGGTACGGGGGTGGCTCTTTCGGCACTTCAGGCGGCAGAGATTGATCTTTATCCAGAGTACGATGGAACTCTCATTAACTTTCTTCATACAAACCAGAAGAATCTAGCAGAGAAACTCGCGCAGTCAGGAGTGGAGTTTGGTTTTTCTCTTGGCTTTGAAAATTCCTACGCACTGGCGATTTCACAGGAGGTGTTCAGCGCAACAGGGTGGACAAAACTCTCGCAAGTCGACCCCAATAGGCTACGCGTGGGACTTAGTCACGAGTTTCTTCAAAGACCCGACGGATTTGAAAAAGTAAAAGAAGTGTACAAATGGCCCACCTCTCTTAGGGTCGAATCGATGGAGCACACTTTAGCCTATAGGGCGTTCGAGTCTGGTAAAGTTGACCTGATCGATATTTACACAACCGACGCAAGCCTTGCCAAAATCGCACATGTTATACTTGAGGATGATCTTGGAGTCTTTGGAAACTATAGAGCAGGTGTTGCGTTTCGAAGCAGTCTAGATGATGAGGCCAGGCGCTTACTGAGGCAGCTTGAAGGCACCCTTGATGAGGCCACCATGCAGCTGCTCAATGTAAAAGTAGAAAACAGCAAAGAAACAGTTGCAGCTGTGGCAAAGTACTTTTTAACCGGAGATTTGACCGATGAGGAAATTTCTAAGAAGAGAAAAGGTTTTTTTGAAACCATACCGTGGTCGCTCATTTTCGAAAGACTCAAGGAGCACTTACAACTCGTCCTTATTCCGGTTCTCGTAGCCTTTTTCACTGGGATTCCACTCGCAATAATTGTTTTTGAAAGGTCGACTCTCAAATCTTTTGTTGTTGCTACGGCTGGTTTTTTTCAGACTATTCCTTCACTGGCTCTTTTGACTTTTTTGATCCCTGTATTTGGGATTGGAAAGCTGCCAGCCTTTGTAGCTTTGTTTCTCTACGCACTTCTGCCAATTGTCTCTGGTGCTATTCTCGGGCTGTCGAACGTGCCGACTCAGTTGATAGAAGTGTCGCATGCCTTAGGGTTTAACCGCTGGCAGACGCTAATGATTGTAAGGCTACCACTTAGCATGGCGAGTTTACTGTCAGGAATTCGCACGGCTGTGTTGGTAACAACTGGCACGGCGACGCTCGCTGCTTTGATTGGAGCTGGAGGTTTAGGAGCGCCAATTATATCTGGTTTGACCATCAACAATATGGCGCTCGTGCTTGCCGGAGCCGTCCCTGCAGCCCTCTTGGCAATATTCTTTAATTACAGTTTCAACTTACTCGAGCTGTTACTTGTTCCGGCGCTACGTAGAAAAGTGAGACCCGGAAGCGATGAACTCAATACTCGATAA